ACCGAATATCTCGCGCGTCTTGCGCACGAGATGCTCGGGGTCGACGCGATGCCGGTGATGATGCTGTGGTGCAAGACACTGGCCGTCATTCCGGTGACGATCCACGTTCCCTTGAGCACCGTCCCGCAATTGCTGAACACCGAGCTGATCGTCAAAACCGGCCGGATTGTCGTCCGCGAGCTGACGGAACGTTTCGGCATTCGCACACCGCGCCTCGCCGTGACTGGTCTCAATCCGCATGCCGGCGAAAACGGAACGATCGGCGACGAGGAAGCCACCATCATACGTCCAGCCATCGAACAACTGGGCGCATTGGGGATCGCGGTGCGCGGCCCGTTGCCTGCCGATACACTGTTCCATCCGGCAGCGCGTCGAAGCTATGACGCGGCTTTGTGCATGTACCACGATCAGGCGCTGATCCCGATCAAGACCATCGCTTTCGATGATGCCGTCAATGTCACGCTCGGCCTGCCGTTCGTGCGGACGTCGCCGGACCACGGCACAGCCTTCGATATCGCCGGCAAAGGCGGCGCCAACCCGGCAAGCCTGATCGCATCACTGCGCCTGGCAGCGCGAATGGCCGAAAGAGAGCGGGCACCCGCGCCGGCCCCATGACCACGGCGCATGACGGGCTTCCTCCACTCCGCGATGTCATCCGCAAACATGATCTGATCGCCCGGAAATCGCTCGGACAGAATTTTCTGTTGGATCTCAACCTGACCGGACGCATCGCCCGTGCTGCAGGTCCGTTGAAAGGCGCAACCGTCATTGAGATTGGCCCAGGCCCCGGCGGATTGACGCGCGCCTTGTTGTCTGAAGGTGCAACGCACGTCATCGCGATCGAGCGCGACCGGCGTGCCATTGCGGCGCTACAGCAGGTCGCCGACTATTATCCGGGTCGCCTCACGGTGGTCGAAGGCGATGCGCTGGAATTCGATCCAGCAGCTTATCTCGGCGGAGGGCCGGTGCGCATCGTCGCCAACCTGCCCTACAACATCGCGACGCCGCTGCTGATTGGCTGGCTCGAAACAGAACCGTGGCCGCCGTTTTTTGACCGTCTGGTGCTGATGTTTCAGCGCGAGGTAGCCGAGCGCATTGTCGCCAGCCCGAACACCAAGGATTACGGGCGATTGTCGATCCTCGCCCAGTGGCGCACGCAGCCGAAAATC
The genomic region above belongs to Pseudorhodoplanes sinuspersici and contains:
- the rsmA gene encoding 16S rRNA (adenine(1518)-N(6)/adenine(1519)-N(6))-dimethyltransferase RsmA, with the translated sequence MTTAHDGLPPLRDVIRKHDLIARKSLGQNFLLDLNLTGRIARAAGPLKGATVIEIGPGPGGLTRALLSEGATHVIAIERDRRAIAALQQVADYYPGRLTVVEGDALEFDPAAYLGGGPVRIVANLPYNIATPLLIGWLETEPWPPFFDRLVLMFQREVAERIVASPNTKDYGRLSILAQWRTQPKILFDIAPSAFVPPPKVTSSVVEFVPRPLPDPCDRRVLGRVAEAAFGQRRKMLRQSLKSLTPDPVPLLESAGIAPTDRAEDIPVAGFVRLAREYEIQSRA
- the pdxA gene encoding 4-hydroxythreonine-4-phosphate dehydrogenase PdxA → MLAQPQRPLALTIGEPAGIGSDITLAAWQQRTETNLSAFYVIADPDHLAARATQLGLTIPIQIVTPEQASTAFHTALPVVPIEERATAQPGHPDDSSADVAIASIRRAVRDVIDRRASAIVTNPISKVVLYRRGFTDPGHTEYLARLAHEMLGVDAMPVMMLWCKTLAVIPVTIHVPLSTVPQLLNTELIVKTGRIVVRELTERFGIRTPRLAVTGLNPHAGENGTIGDEEATIIRPAIEQLGALGIAVRGPLPADTLFHPAARRSYDAALCMYHDQALIPIKTIAFDDAVNVTLGLPFVRTSPDHGTAFDIAGKGGANPASLIASLRLAARMAERERAPAPAP